In Erigeron canadensis isolate Cc75 chromosome 6, C_canadensis_v1, whole genome shotgun sequence, the following are encoded in one genomic region:
- the LOC122603459 gene encoding acylsugar acyltransferase 3-like — MKTITDQETIKPSSPTPPHLNRYNLSFIECKMPNIHLPVIFFYENNTKNHDVINNLKKSLSNCLTKYYPFAGRLPSPSPASYVECNDEGVEFLEASIDLPLQEFVLKRDPDDTVVNKLAPDLGIESNRLLEVQVNHFSCGGFAVGVSLSHKVADGSSVANFVNYWATVTRGGSPIDPTFISYPVRDLDNNNNQGGRSHDDRMKSQSKDKYSTKRFVFSNSKLNDLKNKINNMNVTPLNPSRVESLASLLFKCAVNAATTKTGSFKPSKLSLTINMREKVISTASLNNVVGNVVNLAVAKMATDDIQLNEVITSLRKDRMEMQGGIIKDVDENGEMFIKRKMGLVLDQSHRTYTCTSLCNSPIYKVDFGWGKPVRVIRPTDKWDTASYLIFMDTASGDGIEATVKLIEEEMNIFQNDKEFLAFVQD; from the coding sequence ATGAAAACCATCACAGACCAAGAAACCATCAAACCATCATCCCCAACACCCCCTCACCTCAACCGTTATAATCTTTCATTCATAGAATGCAAGATGCCGAACATTCACTTGCCAGTGATTTTCTTCTACGAAAACAACACCAAAAATCATGACGTcatcaacaacttaaaaaaatctttgtcAAATTGTTTAACAAAATACTATCCATTCGCGGGTAGGCTCCCATCACCGTCTCCTGCGTCTTACGTTGAATGTAACGATGAAGGAGTCGAGTTCTTGGAAGCTTCCATCGATCTTCCACTCCAAGAATTCGTTCTCAAAAGAGACCCAGACGATACCGTAGTTAACAAACTCGCTCCTGACCTTGGTATCGAAAGTAATCGTTTGCTGGAGGTCCAAGTGAACCATTTTTCTTGCGGTGGATTTGCGGTGGGTGTTTCACTCTCACATAAAGTTGCTGATGGTTCCTCGGTGGCGAATTTCGTTAACTATTGGGCGACTGTTACACGTGGTGGATCGCCAATAGATCCAACTTTCATTTCTTACCCCGTAAGAGacttagataataataataatcaaggTGGTCGGTCTCATGATGATCGTATGAAATCACAATCCAAAGATAAGTATTCAACAAAAAGATTTGTGTTTTCGAACTCAAAATTAAATGATCTAAAAAACAAGATAAATAATATGAATGTAACTCCATTGAACCCTAGTCGGGTTGAATCATTAGCATCTCTACTGTTTAAATGTGCGGTGAATGCCGCCACAACAAAAACAGGTTCTTTCAAGCCTTCAAAGTTGAGTCTCACTATAAACATGAGAGAAAAGGTTATTAGTACCGCTTCTCTTAATAATGTGGTAGGAAACGTAGTAAATCTAGCCGTTGCGAAGATGGCAACGGATGATATCCAATTAAACGAGGTGATAACGAGTTTGAGGAAAGATAGAATGGAGATGCAAGGAGGAATAATAAAAGATGTTGATGAAAATGGGGAAATgtttataaaaaggaaaatgggcTTAGTACTAGACCAAAGTCATAGGACTTATACATGTACTAGTTTATGTAACTCTCCGATTTATAAGGTGGATTTTGGATGGGGAAAGCCAGTGCGTGTAATTAGACCAACTGATAAATGGGATACAGCTAGCTATTTAATTTTCATGGATACGGCTTCTGGAGATGGAATTGAAGCAACAGTGAAATTGATTGAAGAAGAGatgaatatttttcaaaatgacaAAGAGTTTCTGGCATTTGTCCAAGACTAG